A stretch of the Armatimonadota bacterium genome encodes the following:
- a CDS encoding CocE/NonD family hydrolase, translating to MLGIRQLRDVPIPMRDGLSLSANVSLPDREGRYPVIMAFTSFGKDRMWGPHDPLWGVAYEPWSATLTATTPFEAEDPEFWVRNGYALVIVDPRGFGRSPGRRVATESAGGTAVGVVRDGLWARDMYDAIQWAGQQPWSNGNVGLSGVSILGFSQWRVAAMAPPHLKAICPWEAMTDVYRDVMYPGGIPETRFTRRGYRGPEPSPAWPPPEHEDPPTPLPMEEDDFLAQITVPALICGTWADHGAHTRGSFRAFRKIRSPHKWLYTHGRQKWATFYTVEAMASRLLFFDCFLKGTDRRILETPPVRLEVREDLHHYFVRYERDFPVPGTLYRPLYLTGNGTLQPSRPPEEAEVTYDGNSGAAWFDYRFERDTEVVGYMKLRLWVSPRDADDMDLFVTVRKLNRDGQEVWFDSDLAPERWPVALGWLRLSCRELDPEKSTLWEPYPRSVVEGGAKVSPGSIVDCEIPVLPSATLFRAGDVLRLEISGRYRNGEDPGIFMDYRETVNRGRHTLYLGGKWDAYLLVPITRES from the coding sequence ATGCTCGGAATCCGGCAGCTGCGGGACGTCCCCATCCCCATGCGGGACGGGCTGAGCCTGTCGGCTAACGTCTCCCTTCCGGACCGGGAGGGCCGCTACCCCGTGATCATGGCCTTCACGAGCTTCGGCAAGGATCGAATGTGGGGGCCTCACGATCCCCTGTGGGGCGTGGCCTACGAGCCCTGGTCCGCTACCCTCACCGCCACCACTCCCTTCGAGGCGGAGGACCCCGAGTTCTGGGTGCGCAACGGGTACGCCCTCGTGATCGTGGATCCCCGGGGATTCGGGCGATCCCCGGGTCGGCGGGTGGCGACGGAGAGCGCGGGGGGAACCGCGGTGGGGGTGGTTCGGGATGGGCTGTGGGCCCGGGACATGTACGACGCCATCCAATGGGCGGGCCAGCAGCCGTGGAGCAATGGGAACGTGGGCCTCAGCGGGGTTTCCATCCTGGGGTTCAGTCAGTGGCGGGTGGCCGCGATGGCCCCACCGCACCTCAAGGCCATCTGCCCGTGGGAGGCTATGACGGATGTGTACCGGGATGTGATGTACCCCGGCGGCATTCCCGAGACCCGCTTCACCCGCCGGGGCTACCGCGGGCCCGAGCCCTCCCCAGCCTGGCCCCCTCCGGAGCACGAGGACCCGCCGACTCCCCTCCCCATGGAGGAAGACGACTTCCTTGCCCAGATCACCGTGCCCGCCCTCATCTGCGGGACCTGGGCGGATCACGGGGCGCACACCCGGGGATCCTTCCGGGCCTTCCGGAAGATCCGGTCCCCGCACAAGTGGCTGTATACCCACGGCCGGCAGAAGTGGGCCACCTTCTATACGGTGGAGGCCATGGCCAGCCGCCTGCTCTTCTTCGACTGCTTCCTCAAGGGCACGGACCGCCGTATCCTAGAGACCCCGCCCGTCCGGCTAGAGGTCCGGGAGGATCTGCACCACTACTTCGTGCGGTACGAACGGGACTTCCCGGTCCCCGGAACCCTGTACCGCCCCCTTTACCTCACGGGCAATGGAACCCTGCAGCCCAGCCGTCCCCCGGAGGAGGCGGAGGTTACCTACGACGGGAATTCCGGCGCTGCCTGGTTCGACTACCGGTTCGAGCGGGACACGGAGGTCGTGGGGTACATGAAGTTGCGGCTGTGGGTAAGCCCAAGGGATGCGGACGACATGGACCTGTTCGTGACCGTACGCAAGCTGAACCGGGACGGACAGGAGGTGTGGTTCGACAGCGATCTCGCACCCGAGCGGTGGCCGGTGGCTTTGGGGTGGCTGCGGCTCTCCTGTCGGGAGCTGGACCCGGAGAAGTCCACCCTATGGGAGCCGTACCCCAGGTCCGTGGTGGAGGGAGGAGCGAAGGTGAGCCCGGGAAGCATCGTGGACTGTGAGATCCCTGTGCTGCCTAGCGCCACCCTGTTCCGGGCCGGGGACGTCCTCCGCCTGGAGATCTCCGGCCGCTACCGCAACGGCGAGGATCCCGGGATCTTCATGGACTACCGGGAGACGGTGAACCGGGGGCGGCACACCCTGTACCTGGGGGGCAAGTGGGACGCCTATCTGCTCGTGCCCATAACCCGGGAGAGCTAA
- a CDS encoding acetoacetate--CoA ligase, with amino-acid sequence MAQRLWEPSAERRAQAELTRFAQWAEARFGRSLRRFEALHAWSVDFPGEFWGGIWEFYRIREHTPHRAVVEDFHRFPGARWFVGARLNYAENALRRRDREPALVFHSEQGDVRTYTFWEAAQTTEALAASLTEEGIGEGDVVAGYLPNIPEGVLALLAASAVGAVWCVCGTDLGVPATADRLGQLDPKVLFTVDRYVYRGKVYDNLERVAELTKALPSLRRIVVVPYAEADLPRSLPEKAVPWSEFLGRTPRAPFAFRPVEAHHPHIVLFTSGVTGRPKCVIHSVAGTLSAHLKTLGLQLDTRAGDRVLFLSSPTWMVWNVQPSSLLLGATVVLYDGAPLHPDAEVIWRLVDREGVNLVGCGATFLLACMEAGVSPRRTCRLETLRSMFQSGSALPAKGFQYVYEHIKQDLFFNSGLGGTDVQMGILEGTPWQPVYAGQIAGPALGVQANVYDEEGRPVVGKPGELVVERPFPSVPLGLWGDEDGEQFRTTYFGKYPGVWRHGDYVQRDPETGGFIPLGRSDFVLKPSGVRIGPAEIYSVLARVPEIRDCLVVGQKWKGDERIVLFVAPREGVQLTEELAERIRTRLRQEASPRHVPARILEVPDIPYTLNLKRAEGAVWRIVNGGEVSPQLRGALANPEVLAVYEWLAREELSR; translated from the coding sequence GTGGCACAGCGACTCTGGGAGCCCTCCGCGGAGCGTAGGGCCCAGGCCGAGCTCACCCGGTTTGCGCAGTGGGCGGAGGCACGGTTCGGCCGGAGCCTGCGGCGCTTCGAGGCCCTGCACGCGTGGTCCGTGGACTTCCCTGGAGAGTTCTGGGGAGGGATCTGGGAGTTCTACAGGATCCGGGAGCACACCCCGCACCGCGCGGTGGTGGAGGACTTCCATCGCTTCCCAGGAGCCCGGTGGTTCGTGGGGGCTCGGCTGAACTATGCGGAGAACGCCCTCCGCCGGCGGGACCGAGAGCCCGCCTTGGTGTTCCACAGCGAGCAGGGAGATGTGCGCACCTACACCTTCTGGGAGGCCGCGCAGACCACCGAAGCGCTCGCCGCAAGCCTCACGGAAGAAGGAATCGGGGAAGGGGACGTGGTGGCCGGATACCTTCCCAACATCCCCGAGGGGGTGCTCGCCCTGCTCGCCGCGTCTGCGGTGGGCGCGGTATGGTGCGTGTGCGGCACGGACCTCGGCGTCCCCGCCACCGCGGATCGCCTGGGGCAGCTGGATCCGAAGGTCCTGTTCACCGTGGACCGCTACGTCTACCGCGGGAAGGTGTACGACAACCTGGAACGGGTGGCGGAGCTCACCAAAGCCCTCCCTTCCCTCCGCCGGATCGTGGTGGTGCCCTACGCGGAAGCGGACCTCCCCCGATCCCTCCCGGAGAAGGCGGTCCCGTGGTCGGAATTCCTCGGCCGGACACCACGGGCGCCGTTTGCCTTCCGGCCCGTGGAGGCCCACCACCCGCACATCGTCCTGTTTACCTCGGGAGTCACGGGACGACCCAAGTGCGTGATCCACAGCGTGGCCGGGACCCTCTCCGCCCACCTCAAGACCCTCGGCCTCCAGCTGGACACCCGGGCAGGGGATCGGGTCCTGTTCCTGTCGAGTCCCACCTGGATGGTGTGGAACGTCCAGCCCAGTAGCCTCCTCCTGGGCGCCACCGTGGTCCTCTACGACGGCGCGCCCCTCCACCCGGACGCGGAGGTGATCTGGCGGCTCGTGGATCGGGAGGGGGTGAACCTCGTGGGCTGCGGGGCTACCTTCCTTCTTGCGTGCATGGAGGCCGGCGTGAGTCCCCGCCGTACCTGTCGTCTGGAGACCCTGCGGTCCATGTTTCAAAGCGGAAGTGCTCTCCCCGCGAAGGGGTTTCAGTACGTGTACGAGCACATCAAGCAGGACCTGTTCTTCAACTCCGGGCTGGGCGGCACAGATGTGCAGATGGGGATCCTGGAGGGAACCCCCTGGCAACCCGTGTACGCGGGGCAGATCGCGGGACCGGCCCTGGGCGTGCAGGCCAACGTCTACGACGAGGAGGGAAGGCCCGTGGTGGGAAAGCCGGGGGAGCTGGTGGTGGAGCGGCCCTTCCCCAGCGTCCCCCTGGGCCTGTGGGGAGATGAAGACGGCGAGCAATTCCGGACCACCTATTTCGGGAAGTACCCGGGGGTCTGGCGGCACGGGGACTACGTGCAGAGGGATCCTGAAACCGGAGGCTTCATCCCCCTCGGCCGCAGCGACTTCGTCCTCAAGCCCTCCGGAGTTCGCATCGGGCCTGCAGAGATCTACTCCGTGCTTGCCCGGGTGCCGGAGATTCGGGACTGCCTGGTGGTGGGGCAGAAGTGGAAGGGCGACGAGCGCATCGTGCTGTTCGTGGCACCCCGGGAGGGCGTGCAGCTCACGGAGGAGCTGGCGGAGCGAATCCGCACCCGCCTCCGGCAGGAGGCGAGCCCCCGCCACGTCCCCGCGAGGATCCTGGAGGTGCCCGACATCCCCTACACCCTGAACCTCAAGCGGGCGGAGGGGGCCGTATGGCGGATCGTCAACGGCGGGGAGGTCTCCCCGCAGCTGCGGGGGGCGCTCGCGAATCCCGAGGTACTCGCAGTCTACGAGTGGCTGGCGCGGGAGGAACTGAGCCGGTAG
- a CDS encoding glycosyltransferase, which translates to MARERLARLAMCLAASGGLVYLTWRLLYTLNPQALWFSVPLWAAELAGWVEMALFFFMVWRLTDRKDPPPAPPDLSVDVFVPTYDEPLWLLRRTLLGAKNIRYPHQTYVLDDGNRPEVAALARELGCHYLARPTREHAKAGNLNYGLQHSRGEFLAVLDADHVPVPEFLDRVLGYFTDERVALVQAPQEFYNVDSYQHWVDPQTGLTWHEQALFFRVIQPGKDRMNAAFYCGSPAVLRRKALEEIGGFAVESVTEDILTSLRLHRRGWKSIYHNETLAYGVAPASGRAYLRQRLRWGQGAMQVLRLENPLIGPGLTLAQRLSYLASLITWFEGWRKLVYYLSPPIFLLTGILPIRTLDLPFLLLWTGYHGATAVAFYLASRGYGSLLRAEKFAMARFATYIQATFTLFSPHPPEFGVTPKGRVEVPSPRILLPQAGVLALNLAGVLLGAVGTWKDGGFSLAYAVNTGWASVHIALAVWAIAHLWTHREQRTHYRLTANLPVRCGIGEKEVVGVLVDCHEVGASVFVPDLVAISVRPGRVWLRLAEGWPASHAQLHGRPVWVRPTPEGTILGIRFDERVEGAIPLAFLSTVLLVTHRAFLAAHPGPAGWGERLEWRGLRDPRESRAFAYTVAWDGKEVWAVGWERAGGWSLWAPHLPSEGTVVRLRPWARGAGQPARVMGIRRIPLPDELAGHSLCQARVERVAAEPSTMARVG; encoded by the coding sequence ATGGCTCGGGAGCGGCTTGCGCGGCTTGCCATGTGCCTCGCCGCCTCGGGTGGGCTCGTCTACCTCACGTGGCGGCTCCTGTACACCCTGAATCCGCAGGCCCTGTGGTTTTCGGTGCCCCTTTGGGCCGCGGAGCTCGCGGGGTGGGTGGAGATGGCCTTGTTCTTCTTCATGGTGTGGCGGCTCACGGACCGGAAGGATCCGCCTCCCGCTCCCCCGGACCTTTCCGTGGACGTTTTCGTGCCCACCTACGACGAGCCCCTGTGGCTCCTGCGCCGCACCCTTCTTGGTGCGAAGAACATCCGCTACCCGCACCAGACCTACGTGCTGGACGACGGGAACCGGCCGGAGGTGGCGGCCCTGGCCCGGGAGTTAGGGTGTCACTACCTCGCCCGCCCCACACGGGAGCACGCCAAGGCAGGAAACCTCAATTACGGCCTCCAGCACTCCCGGGGGGAGTTCCTCGCGGTTCTGGATGCGGACCACGTCCCGGTGCCGGAATTCCTGGATCGGGTGTTGGGCTACTTCACGGACGAACGGGTGGCCCTGGTCCAGGCTCCGCAGGAATTCTACAACGTTGACTCCTATCAGCACTGGGTGGATCCGCAAACCGGCCTCACCTGGCACGAACAGGCCCTGTTCTTCCGGGTGATCCAGCCGGGGAAGGACCGGATGAACGCGGCCTTCTACTGCGGTTCGCCCGCGGTGCTCCGGCGCAAGGCGCTCGAGGAGATCGGAGGCTTCGCGGTGGAGTCCGTAACGGAGGACATCCTGACCTCCCTGCGCCTGCACCGCCGGGGCTGGAAGTCCATCTACCACAACGAGACCCTGGCCTACGGCGTCGCTCCCGCCTCCGGCCGTGCATACCTGCGGCAGCGGCTCCGATGGGGCCAGGGGGCCATGCAGGTGCTCCGCCTCGAGAACCCCCTGATCGGTCCCGGGCTTACCTTGGCCCAGCGGCTGAGCTACCTGGCCTCCCTCATCACCTGGTTCGAGGGGTGGCGCAAGCTGGTGTACTACCTCTCCCCGCCCATCTTCCTCCTCACGGGCATCCTGCCCATCCGTACCCTCGACCTCCCCTTCCTGCTCCTGTGGACGGGGTATCACGGGGCCACGGCCGTGGCCTTCTACCTCGCGAGCCGTGGCTATGGCTCCCTCCTGCGGGCGGAGAAGTTCGCCATGGCCCGGTTCGCCACCTACATCCAGGCCACTTTCACCCTCTTCTCCCCCCACCCACCGGAGTTCGGCGTCACCCCCAAGGGACGGGTAGAGGTGCCTTCTCCCCGCATCCTCTTACCCCAGGCGGGCGTGCTCGCCCTGAACCTCGCGGGGGTCCTCCTCGGCGCAGTGGGCACCTGGAAAGACGGAGGCTTCTCCCTCGCGTACGCGGTGAACACGGGGTGGGCGAGCGTCCACATCGCCCTCGCCGTGTGGGCCATAGCCCACCTGTGGACGCACCGGGAGCAGCGCACCCACTACCGCCTCACCGCAAACCTTCCCGTGCGGTGCGGGATCGGGGAGAAGGAAGTTGTGGGAGTTCTGGTGGACTGCCACGAGGTAGGGGCTAGCGTTTTCGTCCCCGATCTTGTGGCGATCTCCGTCCGCCCCGGACGGGTGTGGCTCCGCCTCGCGGAAGGGTGGCCAGCCTCTCACGCACAGCTCCATGGGAGGCCTGTGTGGGTCCGCCCCACCCCGGAAGGGACGATCCTGGGCATCCGGTTCGATGAGAGGGTGGAGGGAGCTATCCCCCTGGCGTTCCTCTCCACCGTCCTCCTGGTCACCCATCGGGCCTTCCTCGCGGCCCATCCGGGACCCGCGGGATGGGGGGAGCGCCTGGAGTGGAGGGGCCTCCGCGACCCGCGCGAATCCCGCGCCTTCGCATACACCGTTGCGTGGGACGGCAAAGAGGTCTGGGCTGTGGGATGGGAGCGGGCAGGGGGGTGGAGTCTGTGGGCTCCACACCTGCCCAGTGAGGGAACCGTGGTCCGGCTCCGGCCTTGGGCGCGGGGAGCAGGGCAGCCCGCCCGGGTGATGGGAATCCGGAGGATCCCGCTCCCAGACGAGCTCGCGGGGCACAGCCTCTGCCAAGCACGGGTGGAGCGGGTTGCGGCAGAACCCTCCACCATGGCACGGGTGGGTTAG
- a CDS encoding dihydropteroate synthase, which yields MVLIGELINSTRKQVDPILRSRDEAALVELARRQVEAGAPILEVNCATLLEDEARCMAWAVRTIQGALEARISLDSPNPEAIRRGLEVHRGRAMVNAINLERDRWQRLLPLIQEYRPEVVATCIDEGGMPRTAERKRELAVRLVEGLLEAGVPAVQALLGQDPYCRHYLRAAREGRLDLSRPPV from the coding sequence ATGGTGCTGATCGGCGAGCTCATCAACTCCACCCGCAAGCAGGTGGATCCTATCCTCCGATCCCGGGACGAAGCGGCCCTGGTGGAGCTGGCACGACGGCAGGTGGAAGCCGGAGCCCCGATCCTGGAGGTGAACTGCGCCACCCTGCTGGAGGACGAGGCGCGGTGCATGGCGTGGGCCGTGCGCACCATCCAGGGGGCGCTGGAGGCGCGCATCAGCCTCGACAGCCCCAACCCGGAGGCGATCCGCCGGGGGCTGGAGGTCCACCGGGGCCGCGCTATGGTGAACGCCATCAACCTGGAACGGGACCGCTGGCAGCGCCTCCTCCCGCTCATTCAGGAGTACCGGCCCGAGGTGGTGGCCACCTGCATCGACGAGGGGGGCATGCCGCGGACCGCGGAGCGGAAACGCGAGCTCGCGGTGCGTCTGGTGGAGGGGTTGTTGGAGGCCGGGGTTCCCGCGGTCCAGGCCCTCCTCGGCCAGGATCCCTACTGCCGCCACTACCTGCGCGCAGCCCGGGAGGGACGCCTGGACCTTTCCCGCCCGCCCGTGTAA
- a CDS encoding cobalamin-dependent protein (Presence of a B(12) (cobalamin)-binding domain implies dependence on cobalamin itself, in one of its several forms, or in some unusual lineages, dependence on a cobalamin-like analog.) gives MQAARRLLEGGASPAEIFEACRQGVEVIGQQYEKGLCFLPELLLAGEILTQISRMVQERYPAEAEAHPAGTKVVLGTVQGDIHDIGKNMVAFLLEANGFQVVDLGVDVPPEAFVEGVKRERAKVVGMSCLLTAGHQSMKRTVQALADAGVREVRIMIGGAATNEQVCAYVGADAWGRNAADAVRLAREWLGGGDA, from the coding sequence TTGCAGGCGGCTCGCAGGCTGCTGGAGGGAGGAGCTTCTCCCGCAGAGATCTTCGAGGCGTGCCGGCAGGGCGTGGAGGTGATCGGCCAGCAGTACGAAAAGGGGCTGTGCTTCCTGCCGGAACTCCTGCTGGCGGGGGAGATCCTCACCCAGATCTCCCGGATGGTGCAGGAGCGGTATCCCGCAGAGGCGGAGGCGCATCCCGCGGGGACGAAGGTGGTACTCGGCACAGTCCAGGGGGACATCCACGACATCGGCAAGAACATGGTGGCCTTCCTGCTGGAGGCGAACGGCTTCCAGGTGGTGGATCTCGGCGTGGACGTGCCGCCGGAGGCCTTTGTGGAGGGCGTGAAGCGGGAGCGGGCGAAGGTGGTGGGGATGAGCTGTCTGCTGACCGCGGGCCACCAATCCATGAAACGTACGGTCCAGGCCCTGGCGGATGCCGGGGTGCGGGAGGTGCGGATCATGATCGGCGGGGCGGCCACCAACGAACAGGTCTGTGCCTACGTGGGCGCGGACGCCTGGGGACGGAACGCCGCGGACGCGGTACGCCTCGCCCGGGAGTGGCTGGGAGGAGGGGATGCCTGA
- a CDS encoding uroporphyrinogen decarboxylase — MEESVERGAVHVALFRVEGGGGDSLCLRGASGEAKRAYQERVQRFWDVVALRRPDRVPTSLVVGFYPAKYAGISPWEAMYDYDKLGMAWRKFNEDFPTDSLTSCLLIFPGRVAEILDVRYYRWPGHGVPEDVSYQYVEGEYMREDEYDWFIEDPTDFLLRAWLPRVVGALEGLRQLLPLTPWLEYPVAGPYLLRLSAPEVQRALESLREAGRATLEWVQKAAAIDQESTARLGLPSLWGGFTKAPFDALADTLRGTRGIMLDIYRRPDRLLRALERMTPLMVRMGVEGASFGGSPFVFIPLHKGADGFMSRETFARFYWPSLKAVILGLVEEGFVPWLFVEGSYNERVDFLGDPELPRGRTFWHFDQTDMRRVKEVLGGKAAFGGNVPASLLHVGTPEEVRRYVRELLETVAQDGGFVLLNGAVLEDAQAENVRAMVEAGLEYGRYR; from the coding sequence ATGGAAGAATCGGTCGAGCGCGGAGCGGTTCACGTTGCGCTTTTCCGCGTGGAAGGAGGGGGCGGGGATTCCCTTTGCCTCCGGGGTGCCTCCGGGGAAGCAAAGAGGGCCTACCAGGAGCGGGTCCAGCGGTTCTGGGACGTGGTGGCGCTGCGGCGGCCGGACCGGGTGCCCACGAGCCTGGTGGTGGGGTTCTATCCCGCGAAGTACGCGGGGATCAGCCCGTGGGAAGCGATGTACGACTATGACAAGCTCGGGATGGCCTGGCGGAAGTTCAACGAGGACTTCCCCACGGATAGCCTCACCTCGTGTCTGCTGATCTTCCCGGGCCGGGTGGCGGAGATCCTGGACGTCCGGTACTACCGGTGGCCGGGCCACGGGGTTCCGGAGGACGTCTCGTATCAGTACGTGGAAGGGGAGTACATGCGGGAGGACGAGTACGACTGGTTCATCGAGGACCCCACGGACTTCCTCCTGCGGGCCTGGCTGCCCCGGGTGGTGGGCGCCCTCGAGGGGCTCCGGCAGCTGCTGCCCCTGACCCCCTGGCTGGAGTATCCCGTGGCCGGCCCTTACCTCTTGCGCCTGAGCGCCCCGGAGGTACAGCGGGCCCTGGAGAGCCTGCGGGAGGCGGGGCGGGCCACCCTGGAGTGGGTCCAGAAGGCTGCGGCCATAGACCAGGAGAGCACGGCGCGGCTTGGGCTTCCCAGCCTCTGGGGCGGGTTCACCAAGGCTCCCTTCGACGCCCTGGCGGACACCCTGCGCGGGACGCGGGGGATCATGCTGGACATCTACCGCCGGCCGGATCGGCTCCTGCGGGCCCTGGAGCGGATGACGCCCCTCATGGTCCGGATGGGGGTGGAGGGCGCAAGCTTCGGGGGAAGCCCCTTCGTCTTTATCCCCCTGCACAAGGGCGCGGACGGCTTTATGTCCCGGGAGACCTTCGCCCGGTTCTACTGGCCCTCCCTGAAGGCGGTAATCCTGGGACTCGTTGAGGAAGGGTTCGTCCCCTGGCTGTTCGTGGAAGGGAGCTACAACGAGCGGGTGGACTTCCTAGGGGATCCGGAGCTCCCGCGGGGCCGCACCTTCTGGCACTTCGATCAGACGGACATGCGGCGGGTGAAGGAGGTGCTGGGCGGAAAAGCCGCCTTCGGCGGGAACGTTCCCGCCTCCCTTCTGCACGTGGGCACTCCCGAGGAGGTCCGGCGATACGTGCGGGAGCTCCTCGAGACCGTGGCCCAAGACGGCGGCTTCGTGCTCCTCAATGGCGCGGTCCTGGAGGACGCTCAGGCAGAGAATGTCCGAGCCATGGTGGAGGCGGGATTGGAGTACGGGCGGTACCGCTAG
- a CDS encoding ASKHA domain-containing protein, with the protein MGQAPYLPLVRTPVRVRAQELGLRLPPQTPVLLLPLVAGFVGADAVGMVLATRLFEGRQVRLAVDIGTNAEVVIGSRTRMAACSAPAGPALEGAQVRWGMRAAQGAVDRVWIGDLVRYRVIGRGPPTGICGSGLVDVVAGLLDTGVLEPSGRLLVDPPARVPEAVRKRVTVLPNGQPAFVLATREESGVGEDIVVTQTDIRQVQLAKGAIRSGITMVEQYLGVEDRDLAGAFGNHLHLPSAIRIGLVPPLPQERIAYVGNAAGMGAQLVLLSEREGRRAEELARRIEYVPLAARPDFHEVFLRSLRFPE; encoded by the coding sequence GTGGGACAGGCGCCCTACCTTCCCCTGGTACGCACGCCGGTGCGGGTCCGGGCCCAGGAGCTCGGACTCCGGCTCCCTCCGCAGACACCCGTGCTTCTGCTGCCTCTGGTGGCGGGGTTTGTGGGCGCGGATGCGGTGGGGATGGTGCTGGCGACCCGGCTCTTTGAGGGCCGGCAGGTGCGGCTTGCCGTGGACATCGGCACCAACGCGGAGGTGGTCATCGGATCCCGCACGCGCATGGCCGCGTGTTCCGCCCCGGCCGGTCCCGCCCTGGAGGGCGCCCAGGTCCGGTGGGGCATGCGGGCCGCGCAGGGCGCGGTGGATCGGGTGTGGATCGGGGACCTCGTCCGCTATCGGGTGATCGGCAGAGGACCGCCTACCGGCATCTGCGGAAGCGGGCTCGTGGATGTGGTGGCGGGATTGCTAGACACAGGGGTGCTGGAGCCTTCGGGCCGGCTCCTGGTGGATCCTCCGGCACGAGTGCCGGAGGCGGTGCGGAAGCGGGTGACGGTTCTCCCCAATGGACAGCCCGCCTTCGTCCTAGCCACCCGGGAGGAGAGCGGGGTGGGAGAGGACATTGTGGTGACCCAGACGGACATCCGCCAGGTGCAACTCGCCAAGGGGGCCATCCGCAGCGGGATCACGATGGTGGAGCAGTACCTGGGCGTGGAGGACCGGGACCTCGCGGGGGCCTTCGGGAACCACCTGCACCTGCCCAGTGCCATCCGCATCGGTTTGGTCCCGCCTCTTCCCCAAGAGCGCATCGCCTACGTGGGGAACGCCGCGGGGATGGGGGCCCAGCTCGTCCTGCTCTCGGAGCGGGAGGGTCGGCGGGCGGAGGAGCTGGCGCGCCGTATCGAGTACGTGCCCCTGGCGGCCCGGCCGGACTTCCACGAGGTCTTCCTCCGGTCCTTGCGGTTTCCGGAGTAG
- a CDS encoding sulfite exporter TauE/SafE family protein, whose protein sequence is MASFLSTIFLASAVAGLLGSLVGLGGGVLLVPLLTVGFELDFRLAVGTSIVSVIATSSGAAAAYLRDRLTNLRVGVLLELATTLGAVSGALLAPWVREEVLFVLFGFLLLLSLVPTAAKLGEEVPRDVRNDALAEWLRLASSYPDPATGRFIPYRITRVPLGMLMMYGAGVASGLLGIGSGALKVLAMDTAMRLPMKVSTATSNFMIGVTAAASAGIYFWRGDIPPLLAAPVALGVLAGATVGARLLAQLSNRAVRGVFVPVLGLVAVEMILRGVGRL, encoded by the coding sequence GTGGCCTCTTTCCTGAGCACGATCTTTTTGGCCTCTGCGGTGGCCGGTCTGCTGGGCTCCCTCGTGGGCCTAGGGGGCGGCGTGCTCCTCGTGCCACTGCTCACCGTGGGATTCGAGCTGGACTTCCGGCTCGCGGTGGGGACCAGCATCGTCTCCGTCATCGCCACGAGCAGCGGAGCCGCGGCCGCCTACCTCCGGGACCGGCTCACGAACCTCCGGGTAGGCGTGCTCCTGGAGCTCGCCACCACCCTGGGGGCTGTGAGCGGAGCCCTGCTGGCCCCGTGGGTGCGGGAGGAGGTGCTCTTCGTGCTTTTCGGTTTTCTCCTCCTCCTCTCCCTAGTGCCCACCGCCGCGAAGCTCGGCGAGGAAGTGCCCCGGGATGTCCGGAACGATGCCCTGGCCGAATGGCTCCGCCTTGCCTCCTCCTATCCGGACCCCGCCACGGGTCGCTTCATTCCCTACCGGATCACCCGCGTTCCGCTCGGCATGCTCATGATGTACGGTGCCGGGGTGGCCTCGGGGCTGCTGGGCATCGGGTCCGGTGCGCTCAAGGTCCTGGCCATGGACACCGCCATGCGCCTGCCCATGAAGGTAAGCACCGCCACCAGCAACTTCATGATCGGGGTCACCGCGGCCGCGAGCGCGGGGATCTACTTCTGGCGCGGGGACATCCCGCCCCTCCTAGCGGCACCCGTGGCCCTGGGAGTGCTCGCGGGCGCCACTGTGGGCGCGAGGTTGCTCGCGCAGCTGAGCAACCGGGCGGTACGGGGGGTATTCGTGCCGGTCCTGGGGCTGGTGGCGGTGGAGATGATCCTGCGCGGAGTGGGGAGGCTGTAG
- a CDS encoding DUF1634 domain-containing protein, whose product MEERIGLLLRAGVVVAGAVLILGLVGLFPHGPRGEPPRSELFRHGAPITPLHLLQGLARGDSLALLQMGILLLILTPVLRVAMTVFVFAAERDWIFVGITAGVLGILLLGLAGVGR is encoded by the coding sequence GTGGAGGAACGAATCGGTCTGCTCCTCCGAGCGGGGGTTGTGGTGGCCGGGGCCGTGCTGATCCTGGGCCTTGTGGGTCTCTTCCCGCACGGCCCGCGGGGAGAACCTCCCCGCTCCGAGCTCTTCCGGCACGGAGCCCCCATCACCCCCCTGCACCTCCTGCAAGGTCTCGCCCGCGGGGACTCCCTGGCCCTCCTTCAGATGGGGATCCTCCTGCTCATCCTGACCCCGGTCCTCCGGGTGGCCATGACCGTCTTTGTGTTCGCCGCGGAGCGCGACTGGATCTTTGTGGGCATCACCGCGGGGGTTCTGGGAATCCTGCTCCTGGGGCTGGCGGGGGTGGGGAGATAG